Proteins encoded together in one Thermodesulfobacteriota bacterium window:
- a CDS encoding sigma 54-interacting transcriptional regulator encodes MPSRTGTEQLELKALYEIAQLIGSALDLERALAAILGILHDTLRMERATLVLLEEGGRRLAIRASHGLTDQEASRGVYGLDEGVIGKVFRTAEPFVVPDISREPLFLNRTGARTLLPKGEISFLGVPVLLRQEPVGVLTVDRLFGAEVSFSEDIRFLTVVATLIAQFLNLHQAISSRHERLVEENATLKAELADRFQGSRIIGQSKIMEEVFRTIAKVAASAATVLILGESGTGKELVARAIHTGSPRRHGPFIKVNCAALPETLLESELLGHEKGAFTGAVAPKKGRFELADGGTLFLDEVGELPLALQAKLLRVLQERQFERLGGTRTIEVDVRIIAATNQDLHQAAAEGRFRGDLYYRLHVVPVILPPLRERRQDIPLLIEHFLARSNQRNHRHVTLSREALELLVSHPWPGNVRELENVIE; translated from the coding sequence ATGCCAAGCCGAACCGGAACCGAACAGCTGGAGCTCAAAGCCCTCTACGAGATCGCCCAGCTCATCGGCTCGGCCCTGGATCTGGAGCGGGCCCTGGCCGCCATTCTGGGGATCCTCCACGACACCCTGCGCATGGAGCGGGCCACCCTGGTGCTGCTGGAGGAGGGCGGCCGCCGGCTCGCCATCCGGGCCAGCCATGGCCTCACCGATCAGGAGGCCAGCCGGGGCGTCTACGGCCTGGACGAGGGGGTTATCGGCAAGGTCTTCCGCACCGCCGAGCCTTTCGTGGTGCCGGACATCTCCCGGGAGCCCCTGTTCCTGAACCGGACCGGCGCCCGTACCCTGCTGCCCAAGGGCGAGATCTCCTTTCTCGGCGTGCCGGTGCTCCTGCGCCAGGAGCCGGTGGGGGTCCTGACCGTGGATCGCCTCTTCGGCGCCGAGGTCTCGTTCTCCGAAGACATCCGCTTCCTGACCGTGGTGGCCACCCTCATCGCCCAGTTCCTGAACCTCCATCAGGCGATCAGCTCCCGCCACGAGCGGCTGGTGGAGGAGAACGCCACCTTGAAGGCCGAGCTGGCCGACCGTTTCCAGGGCAGCCGCATCATCGGCCAGAGCAAGATCATGGAGGAGGTGTTCCGCACCATCGCCAAGGTGGCGGCCAGCGCCGCCACGGTGCTCATCCTCGGCGAGTCCGGTACCGGCAAGGAGCTGGTGGCCCGGGCCATCCACACCGGCAGCCCCCGCCGCCACGGGCCTTTCATCAAGGTCAACTGCGCGGCCTTGCCGGAGACCCTCCTGGAAAGTGAGCTCCTGGGCCACGAGAAGGGGGCCTTCACCGGCGCGGTGGCGCCCAAGAAGGGCCGCTTCGAGCTGGCCGACGGCGGCACCCTGTTTCTCGACGAGGTGGGGGAGCTGCCGTTGGCCCTGCAGGCCAAGCTCCTCAGGGTGCTCCAGGAGCGGCAGTTCGAGCGTCTGGGCGGCACGCGCACCATCGAGGTGGACGTGCGCATCATCGCGGCCACCAACCAGGATCTCCATCAGGCAGCAGCGGAGGGGCGGTTCCGGGGGGATCTCTACTACCGGCTGCACGTGGTGCCGGTGATCCTGCCGCCTCTGCGGGAGCGGCGGCAGGACATCCCGCTGCTCATCGAGCATTTTCTGGCCCGCAGCAACCAGCGGAACCACCGGCACGTCACCCTGTCCCGGGAGGCCCTGGAGCTTCTGGTCAGCCACCCCTGGCCAGGCAACGTGCGGGAGCTGGAGAACGTCATCGAG
- the nifH gene encoding nitrogenase iron protein: MRKVAIYGKGGIGKSTTTQNTVAGLVEMGKKVMVVGCDPKADSTRLLLGGLAQKSVLDTLREEGEDVELDDIRKVGFGGTLCVESGGPEPGVGCAGRGIITSINMLESLGAYEEKVGLDYAFYDVLGDVVCGGFAMPIRDGKAEEIYIVCSGEMMAMYAANNICKGIMKFATSGTVRLGGLICNSRKVDNEKEMIENLAKELGTQLIYFVPRDNDVQKAEINRKTVIEWNPGASQADHYRGLAKAIDGNDMFVVPKPLPIERLEKLLMDYGLMD, encoded by the coding sequence ATGCGTAAGGTAGCCATCTACGGCAAGGGCGGGATTGGCAAGTCGACGACCACACAGAACACCGTGGCCGGGCTGGTGGAGATGGGCAAGAAGGTCATGGTGGTCGGCTGCGACCCCAAGGCCGACTCCACCCGGCTGCTCCTGGGCGGCCTCGCCCAGAAGTCGGTGCTGGACACCCTCCGGGAGGAGGGGGAGGACGTGGAGCTGGATGACATCCGGAAGGTCGGCTTCGGTGGCACCCTCTGCGTGGAGTCCGGTGGCCCGGAGCCCGGGGTCGGCTGCGCCGGCCGGGGCATCATCACCAGCATCAACATGCTCGAATCCCTGGGCGCCTACGAGGAGAAGGTGGGGCTCGATTATGCCTTCTACGACGTCCTGGGGGACGTGGTCTGCGGCGGCTTTGCCATGCCGATCCGGGACGGCAAGGCGGAGGAGATCTACATCGTCTGCTCCGGCGAGATGATGGCCATGTACGCCGCCAACAACATCTGCAAGGGCATCATGAAGTTCGCCACCTCAGGCACCGTGCGCCTGGGCGGCCTCATCTGCAACTCCCGCAAGGTGGACAACGAAAAGGAGATGATCGAGAACCTGGCCAAGGAGCTCGGCACCCAGCTCATCTACTTCGTGCCCCGGGACAACGACGTGCAGAAGGCGGAGATCAACCGCAAGACCGTGATCGAGTGGAATCCCGGGGCGTCCCAGGCCGACCACTACCGGGGCCTGGCCAAGGCCATCGACGGCAACGACATGTTCGTGGTGCCCAAGCCCCTGCCCATCGAGAGGCTGGAAAAGCTGCTCATGGATTACGGCCTGATGGACTGA
- a CDS encoding P-II family nitrogen regulator, whose translation MLIMIRAIVRPEKADKVLASLMDAGFPAVTKYAVAGRGKQRGIKIGEVIYDEIPKVMLMSVINEADRDFFVDTVMRAARSGDKGAFGDGKIFVSPVEESYTISSGVKETMYAAEGVPA comes from the coding sequence ATGCTCATCATGATTCGAGCCATTGTCAGACCCGAGAAAGCGGACAAGGTCCTCGCCTCCCTCATGGACGCCGGCTTTCCGGCGGTCACCAAGTACGCCGTGGCCGGCCGCGGCAAGCAGCGCGGCATCAAGATCGGCGAGGTGATCTACGACGAGATCCCCAAGGTCATGCTCATGAGCGTTATCAACGAGGCCGACCGGGACTTCTTCGTCGACACCGTCATGCGGGCCGCGCGCTCCGGCGACAAGGGCGCCTTCGGCGACGGCAAGATCTTCGTCTCGCCGGTGGAGGAGTCCTACACCATCAGCTCCGGCGTCAAGGAGACCATGTACGCCGCCGAGGGGGTGCCAGCATGA
- a CDS encoding P-II family nitrogen regulator has protein sequence MKEVMAIVRINMMNQTKQALTDAGIDAFFAHEAQGRGKGFANPQVLQGAREGYEEAAALLGAKGQLYPKRLVTAVVADDQVAQVVQALIKANQTGKPGDGKIFVLPMADAVRVRTGETGQKAIA, from the coding sequence ATGAAAGAGGTCATGGCCATTGTGCGCATCAATATGATGAACCAGACCAAGCAGGCCCTGACCGACGCCGGCATCGACGCCTTCTTCGCCCATGAAGCCCAGGGCCGCGGCAAGGGGTTTGCCAACCCCCAGGTGCTGCAGGGCGCCCGGGAGGGCTACGAGGAGGCCGCGGCGCTCCTGGGCGCCAAGGGCCAGCTTTACCCCAAGCGGCTGGTGACGGCAGTGGTGGCCGACGACCAGGTGGCCCAGGTGGTGCAGGCGCTCATCAAGGCGAACCAGACCGGCAAGCCCGGCGACGGCAAGATCTTCGTGCTGCCGATGGCCGATGCGGTGCGCGTCCGGACCGGCGAGACCGGCCAGAAGGCCATCGCCTGA
- the nifD gene encoding nitrogenase molybdenum-iron protein alpha chain has translation MATPMSQPASPADVKAELLKRYPAKVARKRAKQILINEAQENETPEILANVRTIPGIITMRGCTYAGCKGVVLGPSRDIVNITHGPIGCGFYSWLTRRNQTDAGPDGENYMTYCFSTDMQDSDIIFGGEKKLAAAIQEAYDLFHPKAIAVFATCPVGLIGDDIHTVAKRMKEKFGDCNVFAFSCEGYKGVSQSAGHHIANNQLFRHIVGVNDAPKEGRFKINLLGEYNIGGDGFEIDRILKKCGITCLATFSGNSTYDQFASSHQADLNAVMCHRSINYVADMLETRFGIPWIKVNFIGAQATAKSLRKIAQYFGDQELLARVEAVIAEEMPAVEKVQAEVLPRTSGKTAMLFVGGSRAHHYQELFAEMGMKTISAGYEFAHRDDYEGRQVLPHLEVDADSRNIEEIEVTADPGRFQPRKKPEEVQALEAAGYRFKHYDGMIPEMDRGTLVVDDLNQYEAEKLVQILKPDIFCAGIKEKYSIQKLGVPMKQLHSYDSGGPYAGFAGAINFYREIDRLVNSKVWGYMQAPWQKNPQLSATFGWE, from the coding sequence ATGGCAACCCCTATGAGCCAGCCCGCAAGCCCTGCCGACGTCAAGGCAGAGCTTCTCAAGCGCTATCCCGCCAAGGTGGCGCGCAAGCGCGCCAAGCAGATCCTCATCAACGAGGCCCAGGAGAACGAGACCCCGGAGATCCTGGCCAATGTCCGCACCATCCCGGGCATCATCACCATGCGCGGCTGCACCTACGCCGGCTGCAAGGGCGTGGTGCTGGGGCCATCCCGGGACATCGTCAACATCACCCACGGCCCCATCGGCTGCGGCTTCTACTCCTGGCTCACCCGCCGCAACCAGACCGATGCCGGCCCGGACGGCGAGAACTACATGACCTACTGCTTCTCCACGGACATGCAGGACTCGGACATCATCTTCGGCGGCGAAAAGAAGCTGGCCGCCGCCATCCAGGAGGCCTACGACCTCTTCCACCCCAAGGCCATCGCCGTCTTCGCCACCTGCCCGGTGGGGCTGATCGGCGATGACATCCACACCGTGGCCAAGCGCATGAAGGAGAAGTTCGGCGACTGCAACGTCTTTGCCTTTTCCTGCGAGGGCTACAAGGGGGTGTCCCAGTCCGCCGGACACCATATCGCCAACAACCAGCTCTTCCGGCACATCGTGGGGGTCAACGACGCGCCCAAGGAAGGTCGGTTCAAGATCAACCTGCTGGGCGAGTACAACATCGGCGGTGACGGCTTCGAGATCGACCGGATTCTCAAGAAGTGCGGCATTACCTGCCTGGCCACCTTTTCCGGCAACTCCACCTACGACCAGTTCGCCTCCTCCCACCAGGCGGACCTCAATGCGGTCATGTGCCACCGCTCCATCAACTACGTGGCCGACATGCTGGAGACCAGGTTCGGCATCCCCTGGATCAAGGTAAATTTCATCGGCGCCCAGGCCACCGCCAAGTCCTTGCGCAAGATCGCCCAGTACTTCGGGGACCAGGAGCTTCTCGCGCGGGTGGAGGCGGTGATAGCCGAGGAGATGCCGGCGGTGGAGAAGGTGCAGGCCGAGGTCCTGCCCCGCACCAGCGGCAAGACCGCCATGCTCTTTGTGGGCGGCTCCCGGGCCCACCACTACCAGGAGCTCTTTGCCGAGATGGGCATGAAGACCATCTCGGCCGGCTACGAGTTTGCCCACCGGGACGACTACGAGGGCCGGCAGGTCCTGCCGCACCTGGAGGTGGACGCCGACAGCCGCAACATCGAGGAGATCGAGGTCACTGCCGACCCCGGCCGCTTCCAGCCCCGCAAGAAGCCCGAGGAGGTGCAGGCCCTGGAGGCGGCCGGTTACCGGTTCAAGCACTACGACGGCATGATCCCGGAGATGGACCGGGGCACCCTGGTCGTCGATGACCTCAACCAGTACGAGGCCGAGAAGCTGGTCCAGATCCTGAAGCCGGACATCTTCTGCGCCGGCATCAAGGAGAAGTACTCCATCCAGAAGCTGGGCGTGCCCATGAAGCAGCTGCACAGCTACGACTCCGGCGGCCCCTACGCCGGCTTTGCCGGCGCCATCAACTTCTACCGGGAGATCGACCGCCTGGTGAACAGCAAGGTCTGGGGGTACATGCAGGCCCCCTGGCAGAAAAACCCCCAGCTGTCGGCCACCTTCGGCTGGGAGTGA
- a CDS encoding nitrogenase component 1 → MLLRHTPKEMTERQALTINPAKTCQPIGAMYAALGIHGCLPHSHGSQGCCAYHRSTLTRHYKEPIAAATSSFTEGASVFGGQANLLQAIHNIFTVYEPEVIAVHTTCLSETIGDDLKQIKRKAEEEGKIPKGKHVIGANTPSYVGSHVSGFASMTKAMAMCAQRTGKKNGRVNIIPGWVEPADMEELKRLTDLMGVKTILFPDTSGVLNGPLSGEYQMFPQGGVTMAELMACGDSTGTLALGEWCSADAARWLDANCKVPCKVLEMPFGLAATDRFIDALRTVAGVAVPEAIIHERGQLVDLISDMHQYLFHKKVALVGDPDQLIAMTEFLVSLDLWPVHVVTGTPGAKFEARIRELTREVPCPVNVRAGGDMFLLHQWIKNEPVDLLVGNTYCKYIARDEDIPYLRWGFPILDRQGHQYFPTVAYKGALRLLEKILGVLMDRQDRDAPEQSFELVM, encoded by the coding sequence ATGCTCCTGCGACATACCCCCAAGGAAATGACGGAGCGGCAGGCCCTGACCATCAACCCGGCCAAGACCTGCCAGCCCATCGGCGCCATGTACGCGGCCCTGGGCATCCACGGCTGCCTGCCCCACAGCCACGGCTCCCAGGGCTGCTGCGCCTACCACCGCAGCACGCTCACCCGGCACTACAAGGAGCCCATCGCCGCAGCCACCAGCTCGTTCACCGAGGGCGCCTCGGTGTTCGGCGGCCAGGCGAACCTGCTCCAGGCCATCCACAACATCTTCACGGTCTACGAGCCGGAGGTCATCGCCGTCCATACCACCTGCCTGTCCGAGACCATCGGCGACGACCTCAAGCAGATCAAGCGCAAGGCCGAGGAAGAGGGCAAGATCCCCAAGGGCAAGCACGTCATCGGCGCCAACACCCCCAGCTATGTCGGCTCGCACGTGAGCGGCTTTGCCAGCATGACCAAGGCCATGGCCATGTGCGCCCAGCGCACCGGCAAGAAGAACGGCCGGGTGAACATCATCCCCGGCTGGGTGGAGCCGGCCGACATGGAGGAGCTCAAGCGCCTCACCGATCTCATGGGGGTGAAGACCATCCTCTTTCCCGACACCTCCGGGGTCCTGAACGGCCCGCTGTCCGGCGAGTACCAGATGTTCCCCCAGGGCGGCGTCACCATGGCGGAGCTTATGGCCTGCGGCGACTCCACCGGCACCCTCGCCCTGGGCGAATGGTGCTCGGCCGACGCCGCCCGCTGGCTGGATGCCAACTGCAAGGTGCCCTGCAAGGTCCTGGAGATGCCCTTCGGGCTGGCCGCCACCGACCGCTTCATCGACGCCCTGCGCACCGTGGCCGGCGTCGCCGTGCCGGAGGCCATCATCCACGAGCGCGGCCAGCTGGTGGACCTCATCTCCGACATGCACCAGTACCTTTTCCACAAGAAGGTGGCCCTGGTGGGCGACCCGGACCAGCTCATCGCCATGACCGAATTCCTGGTCAGCCTGGACCTGTGGCCGGTGCACGTGGTGACCGGCACGCCGGGCGCCAAGTTCGAGGCCCGGATCCGGGAGCTTACCCGGGAGGTGCCCTGCCCGGTGAACGTCCGGGCGGGCGGCGACATGTTCCTCTTGCACCAGTGGATCAAGAACGAGCCGGTGGATCTTCTTGTCGGCAACACCTACTGCAAATACATCGCCCGGGACGAGGACATCCCGTACCTGCGCTGGGGCTTTCCGATCCTGGACCGCCAGGGCCATCAGTACTTCCCCACCGTGGCCTACAAGGGGGCGCTGCGGCTCTTGGAGAAGATCCTCGGCGTGCTCATGGACCGCCAGGACCGGGACGCGCCGGAGCAGTCCTTCGAGCTGGTGATGTGA
- a CDS encoding (2Fe-2S) ferredoxin domain-containing protein, protein MAIPKRQILVCQSFRAKGGDAKGKCHKQTDGFLQHLEEEILDRGLDCLVTATTCLKQCDAGPVMVVHPDNWWFRGVTSTGAIDAILDGLEDGRPAADYLMP, encoded by the coding sequence ATGGCCATACCGAAACGACAGATCCTCGTCTGCCAGAGCTTCCGCGCCAAGGGCGGGGACGCCAAAGGCAAGTGCCACAAGCAGACCGACGGCTTTCTCCAGCATCTGGAGGAGGAGATCCTGGACCGGGGCCTCGATTGCCTGGTCACCGCCACCACCTGCCTGAAGCAATGCGACGCCGGGCCGGTGATGGTGGTCCATCCGGACAACTGGTGGTTCCGAGGCGTGACCAGCACCGGGGCCATCGATGCCATCCTCGATGGCCTTGAGGACGGTCGCCCTGCTGCCGACTATCTGATGCCCTGA